Part of the Campylobacter suis genome, TAATGGCAAAAAATTTACCACTTAGATCATTTTCGCTTGTAGCTGTCCAAATAGCCATACAAACAAAGACGTTACAAAAGATACCGCGTATAAAAAGTTCATGAAATGGAGCTGTTATCTTGCCTATACCAGCAGGTATGAAGTGCTGTAAGATATAGCCATCAAATTTTAACGGCAAACCCGAGTAGTAATACATATAAGCAATGAGTGCGCCACCTATGAAGTTACATATCCAAACAAGCACCCAGTATCCTATGGTCTTACCTGGTGTTAGCTTACCAGCATAAGCGCTAACGCCACTTAAGATCGAGCTTGTAAAAAGGTGTCCGCCATAAAAAACGACCATCATGAGACCACAACTAAATGTGATACCGCCGATAAAATTTGCAAGTCCGATAGACTGCTTCTCAGCCATACCCACAGTCGAGTGCGCCCAAAATATATCGCCCATCGCTATCGCAGCACCAGCCATTATAGCCAAAAATATTACGCTAGAAATTGGCGTGTGTGCTTTGTGTTCCATCGCCCCAGATATAGCTTGGGCGGTTTGTGCAGGATTTAGCATCTTGTACTCCTTATGTAAAAATATTTTTAACTAACTAAATTTCTATCAATCTCTAAAATTCGCTCATATGCCTTTTTGGCACTATCTTTTGCCTTTTGGCTAAGTCCTTCTTTAAAATCAAGGACATTTTCAAGCAAAACACTAATGCCTAAAAACAGCGTTTTTTCGCAAATTTTACGCAGATAGCTTAGCAAAACTGGTGTTGGTAGGTTATGTGTTGAGTAGATATAGTCTTTATCATCACTTAGGTCAAAAAACTCGATCTTATCGTCGTTAAATCCACTCATCGCATCAACTACGATTAAAATTTCAGGCTCAAACTCTCGTATCGCTTTAAACTCATTTTCAGGCACATCTTCGCCGTAAAACACTCGCCATTCAGGTAGGTTTTTCTCCACCAAACGACCGACTTCGTTTCCGACATCATCATCGCCTCTTAAAGGATTTCCGATACATAAAATCGCCTTTTTAATACTTTGCATCACCAGCCCCTAAAAATCTTTCCTTAGCATTAAGTAGCCCTCTTTAAGGCCTCTTAAAATTTCTTTAAACTCACACTCGCACATTTGCGGAATTAGCTTTGCAGCGTGTTCGGCAAATATCTCTACTTCAAAATATTTACTTATGTTTCCTATCTTAAATTTGACATATTCGCCTGAGTTTTCGATGATTTTGCTAAGTTCATCTTCGCTTATTTCAAGCACCTTCTCGCTAAAATCTATCGTCCCTACGCCGTGCCCTACGCAAGTTGAAAAGACTTTTATGTCTTTTAACTCGCGTGAAAGGTTTTCGTTATCATCCATGTGGCGTTTTGTTAGTTTAAAAACCTGTATCATTTTTTATTCCAAACTGCTTTTGTGTCTATGCTATACTCGCTACTTGCGTTAGCGTATTTTAAATAGACATCATTGTGTAAAATTCCCATACACTCAGCATATCTAGGATCATCCTCAGCCTTTATAGCAGCTACTAAAGCCTCTTTTGCAAGGGTTGGATTTTTAACATCGCTAGCTGCTTTTATAGCGCTCATATACTTATCAAAAAGTGTCCTGCCAAAGACATAGCTCATCAGCCTTTTACTTTCAGCTTGTAAGTCACGCTCAAAAAGTATATCGCCGATGATTGACTTCTCAACTGGCGGAGGCGTTAGATGATCGGTCTCAAAGCTTCGTTTTTGTAGCTTTTGATCTATTATGCCAAGTGCCATGCCAAGACCATATATGATGCTAGCTGGGTGCGGAGGACAGCCAGGGATATAAACATCAACCGGCACTATCTTATCTATACCACCCCAAACGCTATAAGCATCATGAAATATACCGCCACTGCTTCCACATGCACCAAGAGCTACGACGATCTTTGGATCAGGCGCTGCTTCATATGCACGAAGTAGCGGATAATACATCTGTCTAGTCACAGGACCTGTGCAGACTAAAATGTCAGCATGGCGTGGGTTTGCAACGAGTTTAAAGCCAAATCTCTCAGGATCCCACATCGGAGTAATAGCAGCAAAAATTTCTATCTCACAACCGTTACAGCTTCCGCAGTCGATCCTATAAACGCTAAAACTGCGTTGGATATTTTTTAAATGCTCTAGCTTTGATGTTAGATCATTTGCGTTTTTTATATCCTCAGGGACTTCATATACAGTTCTCATTTTATTCCCTCCTCGATACCTTTCGTAAGTCGCTCAACAGAGGCTGCTTGTTTGCAAGTAGGGCAGATATGCAAGTACTCTTTTGCTTCATCTATCCTGCCTGGTAATAAATTTGCAGTCTCTAACTTTTGCATAGCGTAGTTTATAAGTCTTTTTGGTGTAAAAGGCTTACCGCAACATGAGCATTTTTCTACCTCTAGCTCGCCCCTTTGTATCAATGCGCTTTTATCAAATTTCACCGCAAGCTCAAAGCTATCACTAAGTCTAACAGCACCTGTCGGGCAGACCTCATCGCAACGACCGCAAAATATACATCTTGCGCAGTCAAACTGCCATACAAGCTTGCTTTGCTCTTCGTTCATCTTTAGCTCTATCGCGTTGCTAGGGCAAGCTACACCGCAAGCTGCACAACCTATGCAAAGGTCGTATGTGTAGTGTGGCTGACCGCGAAAATTGTCATGAACTTTATACGGCTCAAACGGATAGGCGTATGTCGCCTTTCCGTATTTTTCAGTGATGTCAAATAACTTCATCATCTTAAATCCTTTCTAGAAAGCCCGCCATTTTGACAGATCTTTTTAAGGTCTTTTTCGGTTAAAATTTTATTTTTTCCGCTTCTAACATCAACTAAGGTCACACGCTCCGTGCAAGAGTAGCATGGGTCTAGCGAGCAGACGATAAGTGCTGCGTCTGAGATGTTGTTGCCTCTAAACTGATATCTTAAAGATGGCCAGTTGTTATATGTAGCGGCTCTACATCTCCATCTATAAACCTTTTGAGCACTTCCTTGCATGATCCAATGCACGTTTTCGCCCCTTGGAGCCTCATCGTGTCCAAGAGCAAAATTCTCAGGGCTTATCATCGTTTTAGGATCGATTGAGATAGGCGTTTGAGGCATGAGCTCTAGGCACTGGCGGATGATATGTATAGAGCTTTTTAGCTCTTTATACCTTACCATCTCACGACTAAATACATCTCCACCATGCTCTACCGCTACTTCAAACTCGATTTGTTTAAAGAAGTCATAAGGATGATCATAGCGGTTATCTCGCTTAAAGCCAGAACCACGCATATTTGGACCAACTGGGCTAAAGTCACGCGCTACTTGCTTATCAAGCACGCCAACGCCTTTCCAGCGTCCTATTTGGCGTTTATCCTCCATAACCGCATCCCAAATTTCATTTATCTGAACTTCAAGGTTGTTTATGATGGCTATGGCTTGTTTTATCTCGTTATTTGTCATATCTCTGCGTAAGCCGCCCATGATGACATTGCCATAAGTCTTTCTACCGCCAGTAACTAGCTGAGCTAGCTCCATTGAGTACTCGCGAACCCTGAAAATATGCATAAATGCGTTGTAGTTACCTGTAACCTCGCACGCTAGACCGATGTTTAGCAAGTGTGAGTGTAGGCGCTCTATCTCAAGGCATATAACCCTAATAGCTTGCGCTCTTAGTGGGATTTCAAGCCTTATAGCTTTTTCAGCAGCCTCGATACAAGCAATGGCATGAGCGTATCCGCAAATTCCACAAACCCTCTCAGCCAAATAGCCCATTTGATCGTAGTTCATGCGGTTTTCAGCTAGTTTTTCCATACCGCGGTGCTGATAAAATAGCCTATAATCAGCGTCAATTATCTCATCGCCATCGCAAAATAGCCTAAAATGACCCGGCTCATCACTTGTTACGTGAAGCGGTCCAAGTGGCACATCTACAACAGCATCGCCCCTTGGAAACAAAAACTCAGCCTCAGGCTCATCTTGATGTGCTACTGGATCAGGTCTGTAGCGATAGTCCATCGCATCTTTTCTTAAAGGATGAAGTCCATCAGGCCAATCATCTGAAAGAACTAACCTGCGCTTATCAGGCAAGCCCTCAGCTATCAAGCCAAACATATCAAAAGCTTCTCTTTCATACCAAACACAAGCTGGCACAAGTGGTGTGACAGATGGGAAGGTCGGATCTGCGGCTGGGATGAGTGTTTTAACTGTTATAAAGCACTTATCCTCAGGAGCGAAGTCATCAGCCTCGCTCATCTTGCTTCCCTCCATAGATATGGCATAATAAAGAGCAAAGCAGCCATTTATACTACGCTCATCATTTGGTATCATCGTGCTTAAAAAACCACCGATGTCGTAGTATAAGGTTTTAACCGCTAGTGGCAAATCATTTCTATCAACCAAAACGGTTATCTGATCGTCCGCCTGGCGGGTAGTTTCTAAAATTCTAACTTTGCTACTCAAAGTTTGTACAAATTTATCGCCACGCATATTAAGCTCCCATTATTATTTTTACGCTATTTTCAACGAGTGTGTAAAAGCTATCTACATGCCAAACACCAAAGATGATGATAAGCAAGCAAAGAGCGATGAGCGGAAGGTTTTCTGTTAGGCTCATCTCTTTTTTATGTACCACTTCACCTTTGACCTCGCCAAAGCTAGCCATGTTAAAGTGTGCAAAGTCAGCGACAAAGATGATAACCAAAGCTACCGCAAAAAGCGTAACGGCAATGTATTGTCCGCTCATTATCGCACCTTTAAAGACCAAAAACTCACTTACAAATATCGCAAACGCTGGCACACCGACAAGCGAGCAAACCGCTGCACCAAATAGCACCGTAGTAATAGGAGCTATCTTTATCATACCGCCCATCTTACTCATATCTTTGTGTCCGTAAATTCTAGCTATGTTGCCAGTAGAGCAAAATGCTAAAGCTTTTGTAAAGCTGTGAGCTAAGCAGTGAAATACAGCTGCAAATATACCAAGCTCTCCGCCTATACCAAGAGCAAAAGCGATAACACCCATATGCACGATAGAGTGGTATGCAAACATCCTTTTCACATCGTGCTGACGGATAAGGAAAAACGCACCTACAAACAAAGTGATAGTACCAGATACTAGCATGATCTCTTGAACGAACTCAAAGCCTACCGCGCCAGCTGTTACAGCGTAGTAGCGTAAAAGACCAAGCATC contains:
- a CDS encoding formate/nitrite transporter family protein: MLNPAQTAQAISGAMEHKAHTPISSVIFLAIMAGAAIAMGDIFWAHSTVGMAEKQSIGLANFIGGITFSCGLMMVVFYGGHLFTSSILSGVSAYAGKLTPGKTIGYWVLVWICNFIGGALIAYMYYYSGLPLKFDGYILQHFIPAGIGKITAPFHELFIRGIFCNVFVCMAIWTATSENDLSGKFFAIMWMIGAFVACSMEHCVANMFIITEAIIAKGHYLATVGGDLHALSHLLHGVSVEQLELLNWKNFLVENLVPVTLGNIVGGLFFVGLVGFIANQYEMKKEA
- a CDS encoding hydrogenase 3 maturation endopeptidase HyCI; the encoded protein is MKKAILCIGNPLRGDDDVGNEVGRLVEKNLPEWRVFYGEDVPENEFKAIREFEPEILIVVDAMSGFNDDKIEFFDLSDDKDYIYSTHNLPTPVLLSYLRKICEKTLFLGISVLLENVLDFKEGLSQKAKDSAKKAYERILEIDRNLVS
- a CDS encoding formate hydrogenlyase maturation HycH family protein, which encodes MIQVFKLTKRHMDDNENLSRELKDIKVFSTCVGHGVGTIDFSEKVLEISEDELSKIIENSGEYVKFKIGNISKYFEVEIFAEHAAKLIPQMCECEFKEILRGLKEGYLMLRKDF
- a CDS encoding NADH-quinone oxidoreductase subunit B family protein, whose translation is MRTVYEVPEDIKNANDLTSKLEHLKNIQRSFSVYRIDCGSCNGCEIEIFAAITPMWDPERFGFKLVANPRHADILVCTGPVTRQMYYPLLRAYEAAPDPKIVVALGACGSSGGIFHDAYSVWGGIDKIVPVDVYIPGCPPHPASIIYGLGMALGIIDQKLQKRSFETDHLTPPPVEKSIIGDILFERDLQAESKRLMSYVFGRTLFDKYMSAIKAASDVKNPTLAKEALVAAIKAEDDPRYAECMGILHNDVYLKYANASSEYSIDTKAVWNKK
- a CDS encoding formate hydrogenlyase complex iron-sulfur subunit, producing MMKLFDITEKYGKATYAYPFEPYKVHDNFRGQPHYTYDLCIGCAACGVACPSNAIELKMNEEQSKLVWQFDCARCIFCGRCDEVCPTGAVRLSDSFELAVKFDKSALIQRGELEVEKCSCCGKPFTPKRLINYAMQKLETANLLPGRIDEAKEYLHICPTCKQAASVERLTKGIEEGIK
- a CDS encoding NADH-quinone oxidoreductase subunit C yields the protein MRGDKFVQTLSSKVRILETTRQADDQITVLVDRNDLPLAVKTLYYDIGGFLSTMIPNDERSINGCFALYYAISMEGSKMSEADDFAPEDKCFITVKTLIPAADPTFPSVTPLVPACVWYEREAFDMFGLIAEGLPDKRRLVLSDDWPDGLHPLRKDAMDYRYRPDPVAHQDEPEAEFLFPRGDAVVDVPLGPLHVTSDEPGHFRLFCDGDEIIDADYRLFYQHRGMEKLAENRMNYDQMGYLAERVCGICGYAHAIACIEAAEKAIRLEIPLRAQAIRVICLEIERLHSHLLNIGLACEVTGNYNAFMHIFRVREYSMELAQLVTGGRKTYGNVIMGGLRRDMTNNEIKQAIAIINNLEVQINEIWDAVMEDKRQIGRWKGVGVLDKQVARDFSPVGPNMRGSGFKRDNRYDHPYDFFKQIEFEVAVEHGGDVFSREMVRYKELKSSIHIIRQCLELMPQTPISIDPKTMISPENFALGHDEAPRGENVHWIMQGSAQKVYRWRCRAATYNNWPSLRYQFRGNNISDAALIVCSLDPCYSCTERVTLVDVRSGKNKILTEKDLKKICQNGGLSRKDLR